In Phosphitispora fastidiosa, the following proteins share a genomic window:
- a CDS encoding LysM peptidoglycan-binding domain-containing protein: MPICPGGQIYVIQAGDTLYFIARRFNIPINVLLMANPGIDPYNLMIGQQICIPVPPTVTCPNGSIRYTIKAGDTLYNIAAAYNTTVEAIMSLNPGLDPYNLMIGQIICVPETPPVPEPGPEIVNLNPTDITPASKGVAFIESDAVTAFVTNVPQPDELPDGEVYKLWVRESGNGQQVVTTMEEIFPGYWGGRVEVDFPLTTGVSILITSEQAENTTAPAGLGVAEKIL; the protein is encoded by the coding sequence ATGCCCATATGTCCCGGAGGGCAGATCTATGTTATTCAGGCAGGTGATACTCTATACTTCATCGCGCGTCGTTTTAATATCCCGATTAATGTTCTTCTGATGGCTAATCCCGGTATCGATCCGTATAACCTGATGATCGGGCAGCAAATTTGTATCCCTGTACCGCCAACGGTTACCTGCCCAAACGGCAGCATCAGGTATACAATTAAAGCCGGGGACACCCTATATAACATTGCCGCCGCATACAATACCACAGTTGAAGCAATTATGAGCCTCAATCCCGGCTTAGACCCGTATAACCTGATGATCGGCCAGATTATCTGTGTACCGGAAACCCCTCCGGTGCCGGAGCCCGGCCCGGAAATTGTGAATCTCAATCCCACTGATATAACCCCCGCCTCAAAGGGTGTGGCCTTTATCGAATCCGATGCGGTGACCGCTTTTGTAACCAATGTGCCGCAGCCAGATGAACTTCCAGATGGTGAGGTTTATAAGCTATGGGTTAGAGAGTCCGGCAACGGTCAACAGGTGGTCACCACCATGGAAGAAATTTTTCCCGGTTACTGGGGCGGACGTGTGGAAGTGGATTTTCCCCTGACCACAGGTGTCTCTATCCTGATTACTTCTGAGCAGGCGGAAAACACTACAGCTCCGGCAGGTCTCGGGGTTGCTGAAAAAATACTGTAA
- a CDS encoding methylenetetrahydrofolate reductase C-terminal domain-containing protein, whose protein sequence is MIIAEQKPFEEIAKMTANFDKVLLLGCNECVTVCLAGGEKEVGVLAASLRMLRKQGDRPLITLEETVTRQCEWEYLDQIEKLAEEAECIISMACGVGVQFVAERFPDKWVIPALNTKSAGGSVKHGIWEERCGLCGECILYKTGGVCPVARCSKRILNGPCGGSQNGKCEVKDADCIWDQIYKRMAALGRMDWLMEIEPEKDWSKARDGGPRKLIREDVMISE, encoded by the coding sequence GTGATTATTGCCGAACAAAAACCATTTGAGGAAATTGCCAAAATGACGGCCAATTTTGATAAAGTGCTGCTGCTCGGGTGTAATGAATGTGTTACCGTGTGTTTGGCGGGCGGGGAGAAAGAAGTAGGTGTCCTGGCAGCATCTCTCCGGATGCTGCGGAAACAGGGAGACCGGCCGCTTATTACACTGGAGGAAACTGTAACCCGTCAGTGTGAGTGGGAATATCTGGACCAAATCGAGAAACTGGCCGAAGAGGCTGAGTGCATTATTTCCATGGCCTGTGGCGTAGGGGTCCAGTTTGTGGCGGAACGTTTCCCTGATAAATGGGTGATTCCCGCATTAAATACCAAGAGTGCCGGCGGTTCGGTGAAACACGGTATTTGGGAAGAACGCTGCGGATTGTGCGGGGAATGTATCCTTTACAAAACCGGGGGTGTCTGTCCGGTGGCCCGGTGTTCCAAGAGGATATTAAACGGGCCCTGTGGAGGGTCACAAAACGGCAAGTGCGAGGTCAAGGATGCTGACTGTATCTGGGACCAGATATATAAGCGGATGGCCGCCCTGGGGCGGATGGATTGGCTTATGGAAATTGAGCCGGAGAAAGACTGGTCCAAAGCCAGGGACGGCGGGCCGCGCAAACTGATCAGAGAGGATGTGATGATAAGTGAGTGA
- a CDS encoding DUF3231 family protein — MDIVDVIADIKKITGITDSTQQKQQSLNVSDVWHLWDILVAKYDTIEVINILLNCARDADLKSVVKHTLKVVEKGADELQELMLEYAIPLPPRPPQSANTTLNLEVVTDKYIYNSIFGLIKQLMPLLAVSFNNSGSPIIINFFKNHIMQTMELVDYLSVYGEAKGYLQKLPMYIPMF; from the coding sequence ATGGATATTGTAGATGTTATTGCAGATATTAAGAAAATTACGGGAATAACTGATTCCACTCAACAAAAACAACAAAGTCTCAATGTCAGTGATGTGTGGCATCTGTGGGATATTCTGGTGGCCAAATATGATACCATTGAAGTAATAAATATACTGCTGAATTGTGCCCGGGACGCTGACCTGAAGTCAGTTGTTAAACATACCTTAAAGGTAGTTGAAAAAGGGGCAGATGAACTGCAGGAGTTAATGCTGGAATATGCGATTCCCCTTCCCCCAAGGCCGCCGCAGAGCGCAAATACCACTTTAAATTTAGAAGTGGTCACAGACAAATATATCTATAATAGTATTTTTGGTTTAATCAAACAACTGATGCCGCTTCTGGCAGTATCATTTAATAATAGCGGATCACCGATAATTATTAATTTTTTTAAAAACCACATAATGCAAACAATGGAACTGGTTGATTATCTGTCTGTGTATGGTGAAGCAAAGGGTTATCTGCAAAAATTACCTATGTATATACCCATGTTTTAA
- a CDS encoding DUF72 domain-containing protein, with amino-acid sequence MVFEVRYLIHIGTAGYSYPDWIGPVYPEGIKKGEMLEYYAREFAFTEINSTYYGMPNKYMMGNLVKKTPDGFQFMVKAHRSMTHDRSAGQKDYADFMEAIRPLAEAGKLGGVLAQFPFSFHCNRANREYLKWFAGHLGEVQAAIEFRNQEWLSGDTLGFLRDEGLAYVSVDEPDLKGLVRPVAALTSRMGYVRFHGRNSANWYHHKESYERYNYLYSKEELAEWIPKIIKMAEKAERVFVSLNNHYQGQAVRNARMIREMLSGIPD; translated from the coding sequence TTGGTTTTTGAGGTGAGATATTTGATTCACATAGGCACTGCCGGTTACAGCTATCCTGACTGGATTGGTCCGGTATACCCGGAAGGAATCAAAAAAGGCGAAATGCTGGAATATTATGCCCGTGAATTCGCTTTTACCGAGATAAACTCTACTTATTACGGGATGCCCAATAAGTATATGATGGGGAATCTGGTTAAAAAGACTCCTGATGGGTTTCAGTTTATGGTGAAGGCTCACCGCTCGATGACTCATGACCGGTCTGCGGGGCAAAAGGATTATGCCGACTTTATGGAAGCTATCCGGCCATTGGCAGAGGCAGGCAAGCTTGGTGGGGTCCTGGCCCAGTTCCCCTTTTCCTTTCACTGTAACAGGGCCAACAGGGAATACCTTAAATGGTTTGCCGGGCATCTGGGAGAGGTTCAGGCAGCTATTGAGTTCCGCAACCAGGAGTGGCTTTCAGGGGATACCCTGGGTTTCCTTAGGGATGAAGGGCTTGCCTATGTATCAGTGGACGAACCTGACCTAAAAGGGCTTGTCCGTCCTGTGGCCGCCCTGACATCCCGGATGGGGTATGTCAGGTTCCATGGGCGTAATTCGGCCAATTGGTATCATCATAAAGAATCATATGAACGATATAACTATCTTTATTCAAAGGAAGAACTGGCAGAATGGATACCCAAAATTATTAAAATGGCCGAAAAAGCAGAGCGCGTTTTTGTCAGTCTCAATAACCATTACCAGGGACAGGCTGTCCGAAATGCCAGGATGATCAGGGAAATGTTGTCAGGGATACCGGATTAG
- a CDS encoding methylenetetrahydrofolate reductase, which translates to MSENKSRLQTLFEQGEFVVTGEIGPPKSANGEGIRKHAEHLKGYCDATNLTDNQTAIVRLSSIAAGMHVLKAGGEPIIQMTCRDRNRIAIQSDLLGAYSLGMKNMLCLTGDHQSFGNHPTAANVFDVDSIQLIRMVKRMKDEKVFACGEAIKKDEPRFFIGAVANPFADPFEVRVYRMEKKINAGAQFFQTQIIFDLERFERWMELVRERGLHERAYIMAGVMPVKSAKVAAYMQKNVSGMIVPDEMVTRLKNAEDQQAEAVEICVEQIKHIRKIKGVSGVHIMAVGWEEIVPSIAEKAGLLPRPQAAGIARVAG; encoded by the coding sequence GTGAGTGAGAATAAATCACGTCTGCAGACACTTTTTGAACAGGGTGAGTTCGTGGTTACCGGTGAAATCGGTCCACCCAAGTCGGCTAATGGCGAAGGGATAAGGAAACACGCCGAACACCTGAAGGGTTATTGTGACGCTACCAACCTGACAGATAACCAGACAGCAATTGTGCGTCTGTCCAGTATTGCGGCGGGGATGCACGTCCTTAAGGCCGGCGGGGAACCGATTATTCAGATGACCTGCCGGGACCGGAACAGGATTGCCATCCAGAGTGATCTTCTGGGAGCCTACAGCCTGGGTATGAAAAACATGCTCTGTCTAACAGGTGACCACCAGTCCTTCGGAAACCACCCCACCGCGGCAAACGTATTTGATGTAGATTCCATCCAGTTGATCAGGATGGTTAAAAGGATGAAAGATGAAAAGGTGTTTGCCTGTGGTGAGGCAATTAAAAAAGATGAGCCCCGGTTCTTTATCGGGGCAGTGGCAAACCCCTTTGCCGACCCGTTTGAAGTCAGGGTCTATCGAATGGAAAAGAAAATCAATGCCGGGGCTCAGTTTTTCCAGACACAGATAATATTTGACCTGGAGCGTTTTGAGAGATGGATGGAACTGGTCAGGGAACGCGGTCTGCACGAACGGGCCTACATAATGGCAGGGGTAATGCCCGTCAAATCGGCAAAAGTGGCCGCCTATATGCAGAAAAACGTTTCCGGCATGATCGTTCCGGATGAAATGGTTACCAGGCTTAAAAATGCAGAGGATCAGCAGGCCGAGGCTGTGGAAATATGTGTGGAGCAGATAAAGCATATCAGGAAGATCAAGGGTGTCAGTGGAGTACACATAATGGCTGTTGGCTGGGAGGAAATTGTACCGTCAATTGCAGAAAAAGCCGGCTTGCTGCCGAGACCGCAGGCAGCAGGAATTGCCCGGGTGGCCGGCTGA
- a CDS encoding acetate uptake transporter gives MSEEKNTGAIADPGPLGLAGFAMTTFILSMINAKLVPASIHATFLTLALFYGGIAQILAGMWEFKKNNTFGATAFTSYGAFWLALASIILFEELNLINFGPDRNIAIGLFLVAWTIFTFYMWIGSLKVNNALVFVFTTLLITYILLDLAEFKIIASSAPGGLMGLVCAAGAWYTSAAGIINTTYGRAVLPVGPRNIKSAAVKVPTMNLKKKVKA, from the coding sequence ATGTCTGAAGAGAAAAACACCGGCGCCATAGCTGACCCCGGTCCGCTTGGCCTTGCCGGCTTTGCAATGACAACCTTTATCCTGAGCATGATCAATGCCAAACTGGTACCTGCTTCAATACACGCCACCTTCCTGACCCTGGCGCTGTTTTACGGGGGTATCGCCCAGATACTGGCCGGAATGTGGGAATTCAAAAAAAATAACACCTTTGGCGCTACTGCCTTCACTTCATATGGCGCTTTCTGGCTCGCTCTGGCTTCAATTATCCTTTTCGAAGAACTAAATCTGATTAATTTCGGACCTGACAGGAATATTGCCATCGGCCTCTTTCTGGTAGCCTGGACAATCTTCACCTTCTATATGTGGATTGGCTCATTAAAAGTCAATAATGCCCTTGTCTTTGTATTTACAACATTGCTGATAACATATATCCTGCTGGATCTGGCTGAGTTCAAAATAATTGCCAGCAGCGCTCCCGGAGGCCTGATGGGGCTTGTATGTGCAGCCGGGGCCTGGTATACATCAGCAGCCGGAATTATCAACACAACATATGGCAGGGCCGTGCTGCCTGTTGGCCCCAGGAATATTAAATCCGCAGCCGTCAAAGTGCCGACAATGAACCTGAAAAAGAAAGTAAAGGCTTAA
- a CDS encoding DUF3231 family protein, producing MKIPSIYQQITDLTKSPEQKQQEINISEVWHLNSHLQMRYDVLETTNILKNCAQSPELRLILNSGIETLQNQIHKIEKIMGDYGIPFPARPPFDAKTIANVEMITDRYIFRRILRGIQDMIHVHAMAFTQSTMPVLREQFKIFLFQEIEIYDKLFQYGKIKEFLETPPHYKS from the coding sequence ATGAAAATACCCAGCATATACCAACAAATTACAGACCTCACTAAATCTCCGGAACAAAAGCAGCAGGAGATCAATATCAGCGAAGTGTGGCATCTAAACAGCCATTTACAGATGAGATATGATGTCCTGGAAACTACTAATATACTTAAAAACTGTGCCCAAAGCCCGGAACTGCGGTTGATTCTGAATTCCGGGATAGAAACTCTGCAGAATCAGATTCATAAAATAGAAAAAATAATGGGTGATTACGGCATCCCCTTTCCCGCGAGACCGCCTTTTGATGCCAAAACAATTGCCAATGTTGAAATGATAACAGACAGGTATATATTCAGGCGTATCTTAAGGGGCATCCAAGACATGATTCATGTCCATGCAATGGCTTTTACGCAAAGTACGATGCCGGTGCTGAGGGAACAGTTCAAGATTTTTCTTTTTCAGGAAATCGAAATATATGATAAGCTTTTTCAATATGGCAAAATTAAAGAATTTTTGGAAACACCGCCACATTACAAATCTTAA
- a CDS encoding FAD-dependent oxidoreductase: protein MKEKNVIGASMVVGGGIAGMQASLDLANGGYMVHLVTNQPSIGGKMAQLDKTFPTNECSMCLLGPKMTDVLNHQNIEIHTCTDVTKVSGEAGNFKVNLKGAPRYVDVNECTACGDCEQVCPVSVPDRFNEGKSERKAVHRMFPQAVPNRYLIEKAGTSPCRNACPSGINVHGYVALAAQGKFKEAWELIREEIPFPIICGTVCHHPCEAACQRGKVDEPVAISRIKRFVGHYMLDHLDEVSLETAEGRDEKIAIVGSGPAGLACAYHLARRGYGVTVFEALPVVGGMMRVGIPEYRLPKHLVDAEIDLITKQGVEIRTNTPIGKDLSVNMLFDQGYKAVFLGIGAHQPDRLGIPGEDKELVHHGVAFLREVSLGERNKIGRRVAVVGGGNTAMDAARTALRLGAKEVTIMYRRAEEDMTALPEEIHEAREEGINFMFYVSPVEILGDSEVETVKFIRNEMGEPDASGRRRPVPVNGSEFILGLDDIIIAVSQAPAESFFAEHDHSVARNKRNIRIDQVTLETNIPGVFAGGDAVTGPATLIEAAAAGKEAAESIDRYINGSGLREDRGPGERLPEAVKSPAELVNIPKKARIVPDRIGIAERKQTFQEVVLAYTSEMAMAEAGRCLNCGVCCECFQCVSACKKNAVLHEDRGSEETVAVGSVILAPGFDLYDARLRGEYGYGYYKNVITSMDFERLLSSTGPSQGHVVRPSDHTPPKKVAFIQCVGSRDCERGSEYCSSICCMYSTKEAIIAKEHDANIEPAIFYLDMRSYGKNFDKYVNSAVNSGVRYVRAMISSVKEDPETGNLSLKYMQNGELVTEEFQMVVLAIGVRPPADAEKLAGATGIRINEYGFAWTDPLDPTRSSKSGIYVAGGFQGPRDIPETVMNASAAAASAAIDMAPSRGKMVRTKKYPPERSVSGEQPRVGVFICRCGINIASVVDVPAVLEYTRSLPNVAYAEENLYTCSQDTVNLIKKTISEQNLNRVVVASCTIRTHQPLFREALRDAGLNQFLFEMANIRDQCSWVHRGFPAEATEKAKDLVRMAVRKVQTHEELHLHPVPVVPKGLILGGGISGMTAALSLADQGFESYLVEREEYLGGNLRYLQITPEGRDLQEFLKNTIARVSDNPLIHIYTNAELEELSGHQGHFTSTVSQGKSGESPVRNTFRIEHGVVIVATGGRETAPDEKYAYGSNDCIITVRDLEANLSNGITDPRKIKEAVFIQCASAGDEEVLKYCSRTCCTQSVKNAIRIKEENPAARVYILYRDIRTYGFYEQYYKRAREMGVCFVHYTGAGRPEVVPQQDGSLKIEVYDPDSGYVLPLTPDLVVLATGIGPAAGSDALGTMLKVPRNEDGFFVETHAKLGPMDFPSAGLFLCGLAHSPKNVAECIYQAQGAVARACTILAQPHLMVGGVVAAVVKPERCAACLTCVRVCPYGVPVINRDMVAEIDPVQCHGCGTCVGECPGKALQLLHYKDDQMIEKIHGVV from the coding sequence ATGAAAGAGAAAAACGTTATCGGAGCTTCTATGGTGGTCGGCGGCGGGATCGCCGGAATGCAGGCTTCTCTGGACCTGGCCAATGGCGGCTATATGGTTCACCTGGTTACTAACCAGCCCTCCATAGGAGGCAAAATGGCCCAGCTTGACAAGACATTTCCCACCAATGAATGTTCCATGTGCCTTCTGGGGCCCAAGATGACAGATGTCCTGAATCACCAGAATATTGAGATACATACCTGTACCGATGTTACCAAGGTATCGGGAGAGGCCGGAAACTTCAAGGTCAACCTTAAGGGGGCGCCCCGGTACGTGGATGTAAATGAGTGTACGGCATGTGGAGACTGTGAACAGGTGTGCCCCGTTTCCGTACCTGACCGGTTTAATGAGGGGAAAAGTGAACGCAAGGCTGTTCACCGGATGTTTCCCCAGGCCGTCCCCAACAGGTATCTGATTGAAAAGGCCGGGACCTCACCGTGCCGGAATGCGTGTCCTTCAGGGATAAATGTCCATGGTTATGTAGCCCTCGCTGCCCAGGGCAAGTTTAAAGAAGCCTGGGAACTTATCAGGGAAGAAATACCGTTTCCCATTATCTGCGGCACGGTCTGCCACCACCCCTGTGAGGCCGCGTGCCAGAGGGGTAAGGTTGATGAGCCTGTGGCGATAAGCCGGATTAAGCGTTTTGTGGGACACTATATGCTTGACCATCTTGATGAAGTAAGCCTGGAGACCGCCGAAGGACGGGATGAGAAAATAGCTATTGTGGGTTCCGGTCCGGCAGGACTGGCATGTGCCTATCACCTGGCCCGCAGGGGCTACGGGGTTACCGTTTTTGAGGCCCTTCCCGTTGTTGGGGGCATGATGCGGGTAGGTATCCCTGAATACAGGCTGCCGAAACACCTGGTGGATGCTGAAATCGATCTGATAACCAAGCAGGGTGTGGAAATCAGGACAAATACCCCTATCGGGAAAGATCTTTCCGTAAATATGCTGTTTGACCAGGGCTACAAGGCGGTATTCCTCGGGATTGGGGCCCACCAGCCCGACAGGCTGGGTATTCCCGGTGAGGATAAAGAGTTGGTGCACCACGGTGTGGCCTTCCTCAGAGAGGTCAGTCTTGGTGAAAGAAATAAGATTGGCCGCCGGGTAGCGGTTGTCGGCGGGGGGAATACGGCCATGGATGCTGCCAGGACCGCCCTCAGGCTCGGCGCTAAAGAAGTTACCATAATGTACCGGCGTGCCGAGGAAGATATGACAGCCCTTCCCGAAGAAATCCACGAAGCCAGGGAAGAGGGCATCAACTTCATGTTTTACGTGTCACCGGTAGAGATACTGGGCGACAGCGAGGTAGAGACAGTAAAATTCATCCGTAACGAGATGGGAGAACCGGATGCCTCGGGCCGCAGGCGGCCTGTTCCGGTCAATGGTTCGGAATTTATCCTGGGCCTTGATGATATCATTATTGCGGTCAGCCAGGCTCCTGCGGAGTCATTCTTTGCCGAACATGATCATTCAGTTGCCAGGAACAAAAGGAATATCAGGATTGACCAGGTTACCCTGGAAACCAATATTCCCGGTGTATTTGCCGGCGGTGATGCTGTTACCGGACCGGCAACCCTCATAGAAGCCGCGGCGGCAGGGAAAGAGGCTGCCGAATCCATTGACCGGTATATTAACGGGAGTGGCCTCAGGGAGGACAGAGGCCCAGGGGAAAGGCTTCCCGAAGCTGTCAAATCCCCTGCAGAACTGGTCAATATCCCCAAAAAGGCGCGGATAGTTCCTGACAGGATAGGCATTGCGGAGCGCAAACAGACCTTCCAGGAGGTTGTCCTGGCATATACCTCGGAAATGGCCATGGCAGAGGCCGGGAGATGCCTGAACTGCGGTGTGTGCTGTGAGTGTTTCCAGTGTGTCTCGGCCTGTAAGAAAAATGCCGTTCTCCACGAAGACAGAGGGAGTGAGGAAACAGTTGCCGTCGGTTCTGTTATTCTGGCCCCCGGTTTTGATCTCTATGATGCCCGGCTCAGGGGAGAATACGGATACGGTTATTATAAAAATGTGATTACATCAATGGACTTTGAACGGCTGCTCAGTTCCACCGGACCGTCACAGGGCCATGTTGTCAGGCCTTCTGATCATACACCCCCTAAAAAGGTTGCCTTTATCCAGTGTGTGGGTTCCCGGGACTGTGAGCGTGGTTCGGAGTACTGTTCCTCCATTTGCTGCATGTATTCCACCAAAGAGGCTATTATTGCCAAAGAACACGATGCCAATATTGAACCTGCCATCTTCTATCTGGATATGAGGTCATATGGAAAGAACTTTGACAAATATGTCAATTCTGCGGTTAATTCCGGTGTGCGCTATGTGAGGGCAATGATATCATCGGTTAAGGAGGACCCGGAGACCGGGAACCTCTCCCTCAAATACATGCAAAATGGGGAGCTTGTTACTGAAGAGTTTCAGATGGTTGTCCTGGCAATCGGCGTCAGGCCTCCGGCAGATGCGGAAAAACTGGCCGGAGCAACAGGCATCAGAATCAATGAGTATGGTTTCGCCTGGACCGACCCCCTGGACCCGACCAGGTCATCCAAAAGCGGAATCTATGTTGCCGGAGGCTTCCAGGGCCCCCGGGATATTCCCGAAACAGTGATGAATGCCAGCGCTGCCGCGGCATCTGCGGCTATTGATATGGCCCCGTCGCGGGGGAAAATGGTCAGAACCAAGAAATACCCTCCGGAGCGAAGTGTCAGCGGAGAACAGCCGCGGGTCGGTGTCTTTATCTGCCGCTGTGGGATCAACATTGCCTCAGTGGTAGATGTGCCGGCAGTCCTGGAATATACCCGCAGCCTGCCTAATGTGGCCTACGCCGAGGAGAACCTCTATACCTGTTCTCAGGATACTGTTAACCTGATAAAGAAAACCATCAGCGAACAAAACCTTAACAGGGTGGTTGTTGCTTCCTGTACCATCCGCACCCACCAGCCCCTGTTCCGGGAGGCCCTCAGGGATGCCGGGCTGAACCAGTTCCTGTTTGAAATGGCCAATATCAGGGACCAGTGTTCCTGGGTCCACCGGGGATTCCCGGCAGAAGCCACCGAAAAAGCCAAGGATCTGGTCAGGATGGCTGTAAGGAAGGTGCAGACCCACGAAGAACTGCACCTGCATCCAGTCCCTGTTGTCCCCAAGGGGCTGATACTTGGGGGTGGTATTTCAGGAATGACAGCTGCCTTAAGCCTGGCAGACCAGGGTTTTGAGTCTTATCTGGTGGAACGGGAGGAGTACCTGGGCGGTAACCTGAGATATCTGCAGATTACTCCCGAGGGGAGAGACCTGCAGGAATTCCTGAAAAATACTATTGCCAGGGTCAGTGATAACCCGCTGATTCATATATATACCAATGCCGAACTGGAGGAACTGAGCGGCCACCAGGGGCATTTCACATCAACTGTTTCTCAGGGCAAAAGCGGTGAAAGCCCGGTAAGGAACACCTTCAGGATTGAACACGGTGTCGTCATCGTGGCCACCGGAGGCCGGGAAACCGCTCCTGATGAAAAATATGCCTATGGCAGTAATGACTGCATTATTACAGTCAGGGATCTTGAGGCTAACCTCAGTAACGGGATCACAGACCCGCGGAAGATAAAAGAGGCAGTTTTCATCCAGTGCGCTTCCGCAGGTGATGAGGAGGTTCTCAAATACTGCAGCCGGACCTGCTGTACCCAGTCTGTGAAGAACGCCATCCGGATCAAGGAGGAAAACCCTGCTGCCAGGGTTTACATCCTGTACAGGGATATCAGGACCTACGGTTTCTATGAACAGTACTATAAGCGGGCCCGGGAAATGGGAGTCTGTTTTGTCCATTATACCGGGGCCGGCAGGCCGGAAGTGGTCCCACAGCAGGATGGCAGCCTGAAAATAGAGGTTTATGACCCTGATTCCGGATATGTCTTACCCCTTACCCCTGACCTGGTCGTCCTGGCAACTGGAATCGGTCCTGCGGCGGGTTCGGATGCCCTGGGAACGATGCTGAAGGTGCCGCGGAATGAGGATGGGTTCTTTGTAGAGACCCACGCCAAGCTGGGGCCCATGGATTTCCCTTCAGCAGGACTGTTCCTCTGTGGGCTGGCCCATTCCCCCAAAAATGTGGCTGAATGTATTTACCAGGCTCAGGGCGCCGTGGCCAGAGCATGCACCATCCTGGCTCAGCCGCACCTGATGGTTGGCGGGGTAGTGGCAGCAGTTGTCAAACCCGAGCGTTGTGCGGCCTGCCTTACCTGTGTCAGGGTTTGCCCTTACGGGGTCCCGGTAATCAACAGGGATATGGTTGCTGAGATCGACCCGGTCCAGTGTCATGGCTGTGGCACGTGTGTAGGGGAATGTCCCGGTAAGGCGCTGCAGCTGCTGCATTATAAAGATGACCAGATGATTGAGAAGATACATGGAGTGGTTTAG
- the thiE gene encoding thiamine phosphate synthase, with amino-acid sequence MPKIFVITNRTLTNGRPLVSVIREAAATGADAVILREKDLAVAELYELGAEMSAICTGTETKLIINSSVETAIACNASGIHLGTGSLPLKVVRAMVPEKIVGVSVHSTAEALQAQADGADYVLAGHVFPTRSKPGLAGRGLDFISSVKASVKIPVIAIGGINPENAAGVIQAGANGIAVMSLVMEATDITGTIKALRRSMLSVQ; translated from the coding sequence ATGCCAAAGATATTTGTGATTACAAACAGGACTCTTACCAACGGCAGGCCCCTGGTTTCTGTCATTAGGGAAGCAGCTGCCACAGGAGCAGATGCCGTTATCCTCCGTGAAAAAGACCTGGCTGTGGCGGAGCTGTATGAACTGGGCGCTGAGATGTCAGCTATTTGTACAGGCACCGAAACAAAACTGATAATCAACTCAAGTGTGGAAACCGCAATAGCCTGTAATGCCTCCGGGATCCACCTGGGGACAGGCAGCCTGCCGCTGAAAGTTGTCAGGGCAATGGTCCCTGAAAAAATTGTCGGAGTTTCGGTACACAGCACAGCAGAGGCTCTCCAGGCACAGGCTGATGGCGCAGACTATGTTTTGGCAGGCCATGTTTTCCCTACCCGCAGTAAACCAGGACTGGCCGGAAGAGGTCTGGACTTTATCAGCTCAGTAAAAGCTTCTGTTAAGATACCGGTAATTGCCATTGGAGGCATAAACCCTGAAAATGCAGCTGGGGTTATCCAGGCAGGCGCAAATGGTATTGCCGTAATGTCCCTGGTGATGGAGGCAACCGATATCACCGGGACCATAAAAGCCTTGCGCCGGTCAATGCTGTCAGTGCAGTGA
- a CDS encoding hydrogenase iron-sulfur subunit has translation MRDFQPKIVAFCCYYCAYSAADLAGSMRLQYPPTVRMIEQPCSGRIDIQLILQAFEDGADGVYVAGCLEGDCHFLKGNYRAKLRVAQVKKILDDVGIGGDRVEMYNLSGSMGPRFAEIAHEMHERIKKLGPSPLNRKVEPSQLNCEAEPAAGQQ, from the coding sequence ATGCGTGATTTCCAGCCAAAAATAGTTGCCTTCTGCTGTTATTACTGCGCATACTCAGCGGCTGACCTGGCAGGCTCCATGCGCCTCCAGTACCCTCCGACAGTAAGAATGATTGAACAGCCCTGTTCCGGCAGAATCGATATCCAGCTCATCCTGCAGGCTTTTGAGGATGGCGCTGACGGAGTATATGTGGCCGGATGCCTGGAAGGTGACTGCCACTTCCTGAAAGGCAACTACCGGGCCAAGCTGAGGGTGGCTCAGGTCAAGAAAATTCTTGATGATGTGGGCATCGGCGGCGACAGGGTGGAGATGTATAACCTGTCAGGTTCCATGGGCCCGAGGTTTGCGGAAATTGCCCATGAAATGCACGAACGGATTAAAAAGCTCGGCCCCAGCCCCCTGAACCGTAAAGTTGAACCCAGCCAACTGAACTGTGAAGCTGAACCAGCTGCCGGTCAACAATAG